From a single Nitrogeniibacter mangrovi genomic region:
- the ffh gene encoding signal recognition particle protein gives MLDNLTQRLTKVVKTIRGQARLTEDNIKDAMREVRMALLEADVALPVVKEFVSRVREKAVGQEVIGSLTPGQALVGVVHDELRTLMGGQHEGLNLAVTPPAIVLMAGLQGAGKTTTTGKLAKMLRERQKKKVLVVSTDVYRPAAIEQLKTVAAQAGVEFFPSEVSQKPVDIARAAVDYARKHFIDVLLVDTAGRLAIDTAMMEEIQALHAAVDPVETLFVVDAMLGQDAVNTAQAFNEALPLTGVVLTKLDGDARGGAALSVRHVTGKPLKFAGVAEKLDGLEEFHPDRMASRILGMGDILGLVDEARRNVDEEQAKAFAKKLKSGKGFDLNDFKDQIGQMRKMGGIGALMDKMPAQFAQAAGQLQGGVEEKMVGRVEGIINSMTPAERANPGILKASRKRRIAAGAGVPVQEVNRLLKQFEQTQKVMKQFSKGGMAKMMRGMKGMLPGMR, from the coding sequence ATGCTGGACAATCTGACGCAACGACTGACCAAGGTCGTCAAAACCATCCGGGGTCAGGCGCGCCTGACCGAAGACAACATCAAGGATGCCATGCGCGAGGTCCGGATGGCCCTGCTCGAGGCGGACGTGGCGCTGCCGGTAGTCAAGGAATTCGTGAGCCGGGTCCGCGAAAAGGCCGTCGGCCAGGAAGTGATCGGCTCGCTGACACCCGGCCAGGCACTCGTCGGCGTGGTGCACGACGAGCTGCGGACCCTGATGGGTGGGCAGCACGAAGGCCTGAATCTGGCGGTGACTCCGCCGGCCATCGTGCTCATGGCCGGCCTGCAGGGCGCCGGCAAGACCACCACCACCGGCAAGCTTGCCAAGATGCTGCGCGAGCGCCAGAAGAAGAAGGTGCTCGTGGTCTCCACCGACGTGTATCGGCCGGCCGCCATTGAGCAGCTCAAGACCGTGGCGGCCCAGGCGGGCGTCGAGTTCTTCCCCTCGGAGGTCTCGCAGAAACCCGTCGATATCGCGCGGGCCGCGGTCGACTATGCTCGCAAGCACTTCATCGACGTGCTGCTGGTCGATACCGCCGGTCGTCTGGCCATCGATACCGCCATGATGGAGGAGATCCAGGCCCTGCATGCCGCGGTCGATCCGGTCGAGACGCTCTTCGTCGTCGATGCCATGCTCGGCCAGGACGCGGTCAACACCGCCCAGGCCTTCAACGAGGCTCTGCCGCTGACTGGGGTGGTGCTCACCAAGCTGGACGGTGACGCGCGTGGTGGCGCGGCCCTGTCCGTGCGTCATGTCACCGGCAAGCCGCTCAAATTCGCCGGGGTGGCCGAAAAGCTCGACGGTCTCGAAGAGTTCCATCCGGACCGGATGGCCTCGCGCATCCTCGGCATGGGCGACATTCTCGGTCTGGTCGATGAAGCGCGCCGCAATGTCGACGAAGAGCAGGCCAAGGCTTTTGCGAAGAAGCTCAAGAGCGGCAAGGGCTTCGACCTGAACGATTTCAAGGATCAGATCGGCCAGATGCGCAAGATGGGCGGCATCGGCGCCCTCATGGACAAGATGCCGGCCCAGTTCGCCCAGGCGGCCGGACAGCTGCAGGGCGGGGTCGAAGAGAAGATGGTCGGCCGTGTCGAGGGGATCATCAACTCCATGACGCCGGCAGAACGGGCCAATCCGGGCATCCTCAAGGCCTCGCGCAAGCGCCGCATCGCCGCCGGCGCGGGGGTGCCGGTCCAGGAGGTCAATCGGCTGCTCAAGCAGTTCGAGCAGACCCAGAAGGTCATGAAACAGTTCTCCAAGGGCGGCATGGCCAAGATGATGCGCGGCATGAAGGGCATGCTGCCCGGGATGCGCTGA
- a CDS encoding cytochrome C assembly family protein has protein sequence MPSILLHLVPASMYAALGVHFWRSRWQAAGEVPRRGLSAWERAALLMALLAHGAVLHRELFPGSGMHFGFGTALSLMVWLAVVFYWIENFFSRLDGLQTFVMPAAAVCAFLPGLFPPPHLLAQAGSPAFRAHFIVAMLAYSLFTLATLHAILMSIAEKRLHHARLSAVFASLPPLLTMERLLFRLIRIAFVLLTLTLISGVMFSEALFGKAFQVDHKTVFAFISWLLFGALLMGRRLWGWRGKMAQRWTMAGFVALMLAYVGSRFVLEVLLHRPV, from the coding sequence ATGCCCTCGATTCTACTGCATCTGGTGCCTGCCTCCATGTACGCCGCACTTGGCGTGCACTTCTGGCGTTCCCGCTGGCAAGCGGCGGGCGAAGTGCCCCGTCGCGGCCTGTCCGCCTGGGAGCGCGCGGCGCTGCTGATGGCCCTGCTGGCCCACGGCGCGGTGCTGCACCGGGAACTGTTTCCTGGCTCCGGCATGCATTTCGGCTTCGGCACCGCTCTGTCGCTGATGGTGTGGCTGGCCGTGGTGTTCTACTGGATCGAGAACTTCTTCTCCCGGCTCGACGGGCTGCAGACCTTCGTGATGCCCGCCGCGGCGGTGTGCGCCTTCCTGCCCGGGCTGTTTCCGCCGCCACATCTGCTGGCCCAGGCCGGTTCGCCGGCCTTCCGGGCCCACTTCATCGTCGCCATGCTCGCCTACAGCCTGTTCACGCTGGCGACCCTGCACGCGATCCTGATGTCGATCGCGGAAAAACGCCTGCACCATGCGCGCCTGTCGGCGGTGTTCGCCAGCCTTCCGCCACTATTGACGATGGAGCGGCTGCTGTTCCGCCTGATCCGTATCGCCTTCGTCCTCCTGACCCTGACCCTGATCTCCGGCGTCATGTTCTCCGAAGCGCTCTTCGGCAAGGCCTTTCAGGTGGATCACAAGACCGTCTTCGCGTTCATCTCGTGGCTGTTGTTCGGTGCTCTGCTGATGGGCCGTCGGCTGTGGGGCTGGCGCGGCAAGATGGCCCAACGCTGGACCATGGCCGGATTCGTGGCGCTCATGCTGGCCTATGTCGGTAGCCGCTTCGTGCTCGAGGTGCTCCTGCATCGCCCCGTGTGA
- a CDS encoding ferritin-like domain-containing protein — translation MGASIHAAARAALQACDPAHKCALVAALKADADAGRLGPCPDEAPLPIGEPGRPPRPVLIDPAAVPDRRPSAENGHAALLHAIAHIEFNAINLALDCVYRFRDLPEDFYTGWVDVAAEEARHFGLVCDCLAAAGAAYGDFPAHNGLWEMTVKTAHDPLARMALVPRVLEARGLDATPPIMARLRRSGDTRTLAVLDIILRDEIGHVALGDRWFRHFCAQRGLEPEAQYRALIDAFDAPWPRPPLNRPARRRAGFSEQELDRLERPRRR, via the coding sequence GTGGGCGCATCGATTCACGCGGCGGCCCGCGCGGCGCTGCAGGCCTGTGATCCGGCGCACAAATGCGCCCTGGTGGCCGCGCTCAAGGCGGATGCGGACGCGGGGCGTCTGGGACCCTGCCCCGACGAGGCGCCGTTGCCGATCGGCGAGCCGGGCCGGCCGCCACGGCCGGTGCTGATCGATCCGGCCGCAGTGCCCGATCGTCGCCCGTCGGCCGAAAACGGGCATGCGGCCTTGCTGCATGCCATTGCCCACATCGAGTTCAACGCCATCAATCTGGCGCTCGACTGTGTTTATCGCTTTCGCGACCTGCCCGAGGATTTCTACACCGGCTGGGTGGACGTCGCCGCCGAGGAGGCCCGCCACTTCGGTCTCGTTTGCGACTGCCTGGCGGCGGCGGGGGCGGCCTACGGCGACTTTCCCGCGCACAACGGCTTGTGGGAGATGACGGTGAAGACCGCGCACGACCCGTTGGCGCGCATGGCGCTGGTGCCGCGGGTGCTCGAGGCGCGGGGGCTGGATGCCACGCCGCCGATCATGGCCCGGCTGCGCAGGTCGGGCGATACCCGGACGCTGGCCGTGCTCGACATCATCCTGCGCGACGAGATCGGTCATGTCGCTTTGGGGGATCGCTGGTTCCGCCATTTCTGTGCGCAGCGCGGCCTGGAGCCCGAAGCGCAGTACCGGGCGCTGATCGACGCCTTCGATGCCCCCTGGCCGCGCCCGCCATTGAATCGCCCGGCGCGCCGGCGGGCGGGCTTCTCGGAGCAGGAACTCGATCGGCTCGAGAGGCCGCGCCGGCGATGA